Genomic window (Bacillus sp. BGMRC 2118):
TGCACCAGTCTTTCTTCTTTGGTTATTAGGTTTCTTGGTATGCTGACTTTTCATTTTTTGTGTCCCAGTATCTCCCTTTTTGCTGTTTGAAGCCCCGCTCTCATTTGCTTGTTTCTTATTTGCAAGTTGTTGCTTAATAGCCTCTTGTAAGCTGATTTTCTTTTTTTCAGTTGTCATTATAGTTCAGTCCCTTACACGTTAATCATTACATTGAAATGTAATTTTGTTTTTGATAGTTATCCTTCAGTGTATAATAATATAGAAAGCAAAAACTGTAAATAAGAAAAAAGACAAGGTGATGAAATGTTTACAATTACTGAATACACAGTTGAACGTATGGATGACCCGTTTAACATTCTACAAGGCAACCGATATGAGTTTATTTTACAAATCAGTGTAGACGAAGAGGATGAATTATATACAGAAAAAGGTGTTTACTTGAGAGTCATCTTTACAATTGATGGGATACTTAAGAAAATTTCTCAATATACCTTTCATGAAAATTCAACCAACCGGTACTTAGAATTTGAACTAGAAGAGGTTGAAGAAAAAGAGGTCCTTCATTTTTGTTTAACACATTATAATCAAACAGACGAAGAAGAAGTCGAATAACTTTTTGATAAAAGTATGAAGCCCCCAGAACTGGAGGCTTCATTTTTTTAGGCATTCTTCCCATCTTCTGTTATATGGTACATAAGATGTGCTAGATGATGAATTGGACCGTATTCCTCTTCCTCTTCATTCACCTCTTCATTAAATTCAAGATCATTTAAATATAAAGCGGTAAACTGATAAAAATCCTTCAGTTCAAATTCATAGCAAGCAACTGGGTCCTCAGCATCTTCCTCATATTGAAGAACTAAATAATGTTCTTCACCCTGTTCATCTTCTGCATCGAAATAGACAAAAAAGCCTACGTTCGTATCGAGCTCAAATAAATGTCTTGTACCTCCTGCTGTCACAACATTAAAATCGTCCTCTGTTAATTTTTTAACATTCATTGGTTTCACTGCATCTTCTTTATGAAATGTAACGGTAAAATTTTGCATGGTTATTCCTCCTTCATATGTATTGAATAAGCCTATCCAACTTAACGAAAATTGTCAAACTTGACCTCGAATGTTATAAAAAAGGCTGCTTCGCATTGGTTGTTATTTTCGTATAAGGCAAGGAACATGTTGTTTATAGGGGCGTGACATTTTGTTATAGAAGTAATCTGATTTTGATATATAGCAGGTTTGTTTATAAATGGCTCTTTTCTAAGACGTTATTGCTTAAAGTAACCCGGTTTAGATGCAAATGAGGTTGGATTAGAAGAAAGGCAACCCACTTTTTGTATAGACATAACAACACTAAAGTAAAATTCCGGCTTTTTTTGATTTTTATGCAAAGCAAAATCTATACAAAAACAGCCTTATGAAAAGAGACAAAAAAAGACAGCTATTAACTGTCTCTTAACTGACTCTCTTCAATACTTGTTGCAGCACAGGTTTTCTTTGTTTATCGTATTTCAAATGGATAAGTGCAATAATACGAAGTAACACACCAAGTATTGTCGTCTTTTGGTATGCAATGTAGCGAGGCTCCCAATGAGTGGCAAACTTCGCCTTATATTCTTTTAAGCCCTTGAATTTATAAAACCTCTCTCCATGCTCATACATAAGATTTGCTGACCACTCGTAGAAGGTTGCTGTACGGTCAGTAGGTTTGACATTCGATAAAGGTGCCATGCCTAGACTGCAGTAATCAAAACCTTGCTCCTTCGCCCATAAAAATATTGAAGTAAATAACACATCCATTGTACCATGAGGACTATCCGGCAAATATCTCATTAAATCTACATGAATATTATGCTCTTCTTGGTAGGAATGGCTTGGAAGTGTGGCAAAAGCTATAATTTTACCAGTTGTGTCCATCATGACGGCTATGGGAAAACGAGTAATATAATCTTTTTCAAAATAACTAACTGAGAACCCTTTTTCATTTCTGTTACCTAACCATAAATCTGATACATGTTTTATCTCATCCAGCAATTGTTCAGAATGCGGAGGCTGTAACACCTTGCTCTCAAAACCATTTCGACTAAATTTATTTCTTCTCGTTCTTAATTTGGATCCTTGTTTACCTTCTAACGTATAAGATAATAAATCTACTTTAGCTTCTTCTCCAATTTTTACAATGTGGTAGTTCATTTTTTTATATAATTCAATATATTGGGACGATATTTGATAAAATATCGGACGATGCACCAGCTTTAATTTACATTTCTCTTCAAGTTCTTTCAAAGCAGAATCATAATGCCTTTCATCACCAATCGGGTCTCCAAGAACAACGACTTTCCCAGCTATTTTTTGAAGGCTAAAATAAACGGATTTATGTTGATTCCAAAAACCAAATTTGTCATTTAGGAACATTAAATGTGATAGAAAGTGTCCTCCATAGTTTGACACAAAACCGAAGAGTTCTAAATAGTTAGGATCATGGAACGTATCTTTTGTTTTTTGTAGATAGATATATAAGAACGATCCACTTAACACAATTATAGTAAATCCTATAATTGAATATATTAAGGTCTCTGTCATAACTCTCCTCCTATGCAGTGAATACTAAAGTAATATACCACATGCATAGAACAATTGGTGTAATAATTTTATTGGAAATTGAAACTAAATTCGAAAGTCATTATGATGGTTTTGAGAATACGAATACTGTGAACGACTCCATCCAAAAACGATAAAGGCTGGAACAATTAATATTAAGGATAATAAACTCATAAAAATAACAGTTGTAGATGGCTTCATTTCCTTTTTTCCAGCTAACTTACTATATTTATCCTTAAACTCTTGTATCTCTTCATTATTCAACACCTGTCTTTCTTGTAAGAAAGCACCACTATTCATATCCAAATAATACGTTTGATAATGATGACTTTTAACAAAGTCTCCTTTAACTGATTCAAACTCTACAAAAAAAGCTACAATCTTGCCCTTTTGTTCTTTTATTTTTGTCTCCTTTACCGTCATTTCAGACTCACTATGTAATAGCTCTGTAATTCCTTCTTTAATTTCTTCCTTATTTTTAATAGAAGCTGTTTCTTCCACCCCCTCTATGATCTTTATCAATTTATCTGAAACAGCATTAACTTCGTTTTTCAACTCTTCATTAAACTCCAACTCACCATTGTATGGAACCTCAACTTCGTATGTCTCTTCAATTAAGCCATTAACTGTTATAGAGTCTATAACTTTAAAAGTTCCTTCTTTAAAATTCTTTTCATCCTGTTTTACTTTTTCAGATACTTGATCACGGTGGTCTCCTTTAGCAAATACAGAGTAATTTCCAAAATGCCACATTAAAAAGAACATAAAAATTAATAAAATCATTTTTTTCATGTCATCCCTCCTATTTCCAATATATAACAAAATTAACTGGTAAAAATAGGTAATCATTGTCAGAACTGTGAATATACGATGAAAAAAATGTGACAAAAAAGCTTGCTACAAAATATAGCAAGCTTTTACCAACGTAACGTCATTGTTAATTTACAACAATCAGTTTGTTCAACTTGGTCATGAAAAACCATTGTAAGGCCATCTGGATTGAATGTAGGTGTTACTTTTGAATTAAGACCCGTAGACTCAATTAATTGTTCTACTTTAACGGTATTTGACAATTGTGCTGCTGACATCACATCATGTGCAAAAGCTTTAGAATCGGCTAAACGATCTAACACTTTTGAGGCATCCTTCATTAATCCTCTAAAGGTAGTGGCAGATTCTGAAAATTTAGTGGAATCCACAGGTGGATATTCCCTTGTTGAAGTTATACTCGACCCAAATTGCTGATAATTCCTAACAATGTCCAATAATACCCCTCCTTTAACTTCCTCTTAACAATGTATGTCAAAGGCTTGGTATTTTTGCCAAAGAATAGAATTAGTTAAGAAAACGGATGCTAAGAGCATGGAGGTGATGGGAATGAAAGAAAACAAGAACATGCCTGATTTTGATTCATTATCGGATCGTGTAGTTGCAGAGCATACGGATAAACCAATCTTTGCTATGAAGACAAACTTAGATCCTAAAACCCCGAGCGAAGATAATCCTTATTACAATAATGTTAATAGTAGTGAAGAAAAGCAAAAATTAGATGAATTTTTTGGACATTCATAGGAGTTGAGATGATTTGGATACAACATTAGGTTACTTAAGAGAAATTCTCTCCAATTACACCGATGAACATGAGATTTCCAGAGCAATTTATAAGAAGCTTGAATCTAATATGGAAGACGAGATATCTTTCGTACGTTCTTTGAATCAAGAACAAACTAAATTTCTAAATGATATATTACCTCAGGAAATAAATCATGCACTTGATGAGCAGGATTTCCCACGTACAACAGAGCTTAACCATATATACGAACTACTTATTTAATGCCACCTTTTGTAGGTGGTTTTTTGGTTTACCCGAACACGTTCTTATTAGAATTGGTTGTACATATATTGCAGTAAAAGATGTATAAAGGGTTGGTATGTATGGCAGAGCAGGTATGTGCTGTAATAATCGGTAGTCTATTAATTGGCATTGGCATTAATGCATTCATTATGCCTCATCACATCATGGAGGGTGGGATTATTGGAATTGGGTTAATTGCCAAGTATAAGTGGAATCTAGAGCCTGGCATAACCATTATGATTGTCAGCATTCCTATTTATATATTTACATTTTTCTACAATCAGACGCTATTTTTTAGAAGTATACATGGGCTCATACTATCGTCATTCTTTATTGATTTATTAAGTCCACTACGTCACAGCTTTACTCTTTCTATGTATAGTAGCGCTATTTTTGGTGGAGTTATTATTGGAATTGGAATTGGGCTCATGTTACGTTATCAAACAAGTACGGGTGGATTGGATTTATTAGCTCAAGCATTATCCTTCGTTCTTCTAATTAATGTAGGAGTTATTATATTTATATTTGATATATCCATTATTTTTGCTGGAAGCCTACTCATTGAGAGCTCATCGTTTGTATTTTCTATACTTACTGTATGCTGTGTAGCCTTATTCACAACAATATGTACATATTCATATGTGAAATAGCATTGGTTCAAAAAGACTTGTACATAAATATTTCAGTCAATGAGAAACCCGAACTATTAGGAGGCATTTAAATGGATCCTTCTCCTAATAATTCGGGTCTTTATTTGTTTTAAATTCATTTGTGTTGATTCTGCACGATGCACAAAAGTTTATTATTATAACTCAGTGGAATGGAGCGAAAGCCACTCGACTCCTGTGGGAGATAGAGGAAAGGCTGAGACCCCGCAGGCGAAGCTGAGGAGGCTCAGGTTCCTCCCCACGGAAAGCGAGTGGCTGTAGCGTAATGGAACGACCTATTCTTCCAACTTCAACTAGTTTATTTAGTAACAAATTTAATTTTACTCTTGTTTCCTAGGAATTGCCGTTGATTTGTCATCTAATTGATCAATTTCACCATCAATTGTTCCTTCCATGTATGTGTCACTTGCTTGCTCATGTGTTGTAGCAAGACCTGCTTCAGCCTCAGATGCTTTTTGATAATAGGATGGATCATATTGCTTTCCAGCAATGTTTTCACTTTTTTCTTTCATTTGGATCACACCTCTTCCTCATTATTCTTGTATATCCTGTGTATTGATAGAACAAAATATACAAGAATTGTTTCCTGGAGGTGGAGTGTATGGAAAGAAAAGAGCCGTTTTCTACAAAGCAGTTTAGCGATACTAATATTGAAGAAGTAAAAAGACTAAATGCACAGTCAGGATTATCATATAACGAAGTCTTTGCTCTACTTGCCAAACAATATAATGAGAGTCAATCTCCTAAAGAGTAATAGAAGGTTTTCGCATCGCCTTCTTTTTCTGATTTTCCATATAAAAAACAAATAAAAATGAAATAGCACCGGTCCATCTAATAATCGTAGAGATAGTCATGGCAAACTTGATATCGTATAAGTCAAGTAACAGGACTCCTATTTGAGGTGCAATACAGCCCATTAAAGCAACAACGAAATTGTAATTAGCAAGTAGTGTTGTTCGATTTCTCTCTGGAGAAACTGTGAGTAATTGGTTAAATAGCAATGTTACTGTACCTGCAACAAAGGCTCCAGTCCACAAATTCACAGCAGTCAAATAATACATATTGGTAGAAAGTATTGTTAAAAATGGAGCTGTTCCTATCCCTACTGAAGCGATAAATAACATCATCGTGTTACCGTATCGATCAGCAAATCTCCCCCACCATTTATAGCTGGCAACTTGTGAAAGTTGATTAGCAACCGTAAAAATACTAATCCAAAAAGCTGAAGCATGAGCATCGTTAATTTGAAAAATTGTAAAGAGTGGCCAGGCCATCTGCCATCCGAAGTTAAATAATGTTGCACATATTAAAAAATAAAAATAAGGTTTATGTCTGTAGATTTGGCTGAGAGCCTTTTTACTAAATGTCTTTTCTTTCGTGCTGTCATTCCTTTTCTCCTTATGTTTCATTAAGTAATAGACTTCCAAAATTCCAAACAAAAACCCAATCAAAAAAATGACCTGGTACGGAGAGGATGACGATTTACTAAATTCATTAAGGACAACACCAGTGCCGAAAGTCGCGAACATTCCGACTATTGTCAGTATTTGATTCCGTTCACTAAAAAACTTTCCTCTCCGATTCTCTGGGATTAAATCTCCTATAAATGCTTGCCAAGATAAGGTTGCGATAGCATTTGGAAAGTTTAGTAAGCCAATAATGGCAACCAATATCCAGGCATGATTCGTATATGGAATAAATGGAATCAGACTTATCAACAATAAGCCGAACCGAGCAGCAAATATAGAATAAGCCGTAAAGGTCTTCTTTAACTCTAAACGGCTCACCCAAATGGCGCCTGGAATCATTGCTAATAATGTCATAAAGGAAGGCATTGAACTAATTAGTCCAACTTGAAAATTAGAAGCACCTAATACTTGAATAGCAAATAGCGGTATAAAGCTTGTTATGAAGCTTTGTGATATTGTGGATGCAGCCCCATTCCAGATACTAAAGCGTTCGTTTCTCTTGATGATATCTAAAGAGTATCTCATCTCTTTTTCCTTCCTTCTTTTCGGTTCTCGAAATGTTTCTAGAAGGAGTTTACTCTTGTTAAGGGAAAGTTGCAATATATTTTTTTAAAGGTTTTATATTTGTTTCTATTCATTCAAAAAAATGACGTATATACCTATACTGGTAATTATTCGTTCTTCTATCGACGATAAGACACAAATTCTTTTGTTTCCGTGTTTTTACTCATATAAAGCCTATTTCACACCCCGTAAAACTTGAAATCACGTGTTCTCTCCATATCCGAAGTCAACTTATTTATTTGGATCTATTCA
Coding sequences:
- a CDS encoding DUF4025 domain-containing protein, translated to MKEKSENIAGKQYDPSYYQKASEAEAGLATTHEQASDTYMEGTIDGEIDQLDDKSTAIPRKQE
- a CDS encoding sporulation protein, which encodes MDTTLGYLREILSNYTDEHEISRAIYKKLESNMEDEISFVRSLNQEQTKFLNDILPQEINHALDEQDFPRTTELNHIYELLI
- a CDS encoding DUF2156 domain-containing protein, with amino-acid sequence MTETLIYSIIGFTIIVLSGSFLYIYLQKTKDTFHDPNYLELFGFVSNYGGHFLSHLMFLNDKFGFWNQHKSVYFSLQKIAGKVVVLGDPIGDERHYDSALKELEEKCKLKLVHRPIFYQISSQYIELYKKMNYHIVKIGEEAKVDLLSYTLEGKQGSKLRTRRNKFSRNGFESKVLQPPHSEQLLDEIKHVSDLWLGNRNEKGFSVSYFEKDYITRFPIAVMMDTTGKIIAFATLPSHSYQEEHNIHVDLMRYLPDSPHGTMDVLFTSIFLWAKEQGFDYCSLGMAPLSNVKPTDRTATFYEWSANLMYEHGERFYKFKGLKEYKAKFATHWEPRYIAYQKTTILGVLLRIIALIHLKYDKQRKPVLQQVLKRVS
- a CDS encoding YitT family protein, whose protein sequence is MAEQVCAVIIGSLLIGIGINAFIMPHHIMEGGIIGIGLIAKYKWNLEPGITIMIVSIPIYIFTFFYNQTLFFRSIHGLILSSFFIDLLSPLRHSFTLSMYSSAIFGGVIIGIGIGLMLRYQTSTGGLDLLAQALSFVLLINVGVIIFIFDISIIFAGSLLIESSSFVFSILTVCCVALFTTICTYSYVK
- a CDS encoding cytosolic protein encodes the protein MQNFTVTFHKEDAVKPMNVKKLTEDDFNVVTAGGTRHLFELDTNVGFFVYFDAEDEQGEEHYLVLQYEEDAEDPVACYEFELKDFYQFTALYLNDLEFNEEVNEEEEEYGPIHHLAHLMYHITEDGKNA
- a CDS encoding MFS transporter, encoding MRYSLDIIKRNERFSIWNGAASTISQSFITSFIPLFAIQVLGASNFQVGLISSMPSFMTLLAMIPGAIWVSRLELKKTFTAYSIFAARFGLLLISLIPFIPYTNHAWILVAIIGLLNFPNAIATLSWQAFIGDLIPENRRGKFFSERNQILTIVGMFATFGTGVVLNEFSKSSSSPYQVIFLIGFLFGILEVYYLMKHKEKRNDSTKEKTFSKKALSQIYRHKPYFYFLICATLFNFGWQMAWPLFTIFQINDAHASAFWISIFTVANQLSQVASYKWWGRFADRYGNTMMLFIASVGIGTAPFLTILSTNMYYLTAVNLWTGAFVAGTVTLLFNQLLTVSPERNRTTLLANYNFVVALMGCIAPQIGVLLLDLYDIKFAMTISTIIRWTGAISFLFVFYMENQKKKAMRKPSITL
- a CDS encoding pullulanase, with amino-acid sequence MFTITEYTVERMDDPFNILQGNRYEFILQISVDEEDELYTEKGVYLRVIFTIDGILKKISQYTFHENSTNRYLEFELEEVEEKEVLHFCLTHYNQTDEEEVE